In a genomic window of Candidatus Thiothrix sulfatifontis:
- a CDS encoding type II toxin-antitoxin system VapC family toxin — MKLAYVDSSVWITRFEGLKEYRPIIDAKLAELAQDGWSFVVSEAVALEVLIKPYKNGDDTVLQTYRNVFVQCGGVLPSYPEVFSEALDISRLENLKSMDAVHVALALHHQCQCLVSADKHFKDLKILPAVWIELPLIKSY; from the coding sequence GTGAAGTTGGCTTATGTTGATTCTTCCGTGTGGATTACCCGCTTTGAGGGATTAAAAGAGTATCGCCCCATTATTGACGCGAAACTGGCAGAGCTTGCGCAGGATGGCTGGTCGTTTGTTGTCTCTGAGGCTGTCGCGCTGGAAGTTCTGATCAAACCCTACAAAAATGGTGATGACACTGTATTGCAGACATACCGGAATGTTTTTGTGCAATGCGGTGGCGTATTACCCAGCTATCCAGAGGTTTTCAGCGAGGCGCTGGATATTTCCAGACTGGAAAACCTGAAAAGTATGGATGCTGTGCATGTGGCGTTAGCGCTCCATCATCAATGCCAGTGTCTTGTTTCGGCTGATAAGCATTTCAAAGATTTGAAGATTTTGCCTGCGGTTTGGATTGAGTTGCCGTTAATAAAATCGTATTAG